The following coding sequences lie in one Pseudomonas syringae CC1557 genomic window:
- a CDS encoding ABC transporter ATP-binding protein has protein sequence MSQPLLLSLRNLACGYQNQRVVQDLNLHLNAGDIGCLLGSSGCGKTTTLRAIAGFEPIHAGEISLAGEVISRPGWTLAPEKRRIGMVFQDYALFPHLSVADNIAFGIRKHPRLDQVIAELLELVNLGALGKRYPHELSGGQQQRVALARALAPEPQLLLLDEPFSNLDGELRRRLSHEVRDILKARGTSAILVTHDQEEAFAVSDHVGVFKEGRLEQWDTPYNLYHEPQTPFVASFIGQGYFIRGQMIDPQSVNTELGVLRGNRAYSGVSGSAVDVLLRPDDIVYAPDSNLKARVTGRTFQGASTLYRLQLPTGSQLEAIFPSHADHLQGDDVGIRVAADHLVLFAAQGSIAAHITGD, from the coding sequence ATGAGCCAGCCGTTGCTGCTGAGCCTGCGCAACCTGGCCTGCGGCTATCAGAACCAACGCGTGGTGCAGGACCTGAATCTGCACCTCAACGCCGGTGATATCGGCTGTCTGCTGGGCTCATCAGGCTGCGGCAAGACCACGACCCTGCGCGCGATCGCCGGTTTCGAACCGATCCACGCCGGGGAAATCAGCCTGGCGGGTGAAGTAATTTCCCGCCCTGGCTGGACGCTGGCTCCAGAGAAGCGCCGCATTGGCATGGTGTTTCAGGATTACGCCCTGTTCCCGCACCTGAGCGTTGCCGACAACATTGCGTTCGGCATTCGCAAACACCCGCGCCTGGATCAGGTGATCGCCGAGTTGCTGGAACTGGTCAACCTCGGCGCTCTGGGCAAGCGCTATCCTCACGAGCTGTCCGGTGGGCAGCAACAGCGTGTCGCGCTGGCCAGAGCGCTGGCACCGGAACCTCAGCTATTGCTGCTCGACGAGCCGTTTTCCAACCTGGACGGAGAGCTGCGTCGGCGGCTGAGCCATGAAGTACGAGACATTCTCAAGGCGCGTGGCACCAGCGCCATTCTGGTGACTCACGATCAGGAAGAAGCCTTCGCAGTCAGCGATCACGTGGGCGTATTCAAGGAGGGTCGTCTGGAACAGTGGGATACGCCTTACAACCTGTACCACGAACCGCAGACGCCCTTTGTCGCCAGCTTCATTGGTCAGGGGTATTTCATTCGCGGGCAGATGATCGATCCACAATCGGTGAATACCGAACTCGGCGTTCTGCGCGGTAACCGGGCGTATTCAGGTGTCAGCGGCAGTGCCGTGGATGTCTTACTGCGCCCTGACGACATCGTTTATGCACCCGACAGCAACTTGAAAGCGCGTGTCACGGGCCGGACGTTTCAGGGCGCTTCGACCTTGTATCGCCTGCAACTGCCCACCGGTAGCCAGCTTGAAGCGATATTTCCCAGCCATGCCGATCACCTGCAAGGTGACGACGTCGGCATTCGCGTGGCGGCGGACCATCTGGTGCTGTTTGCGGCGCAGGGGAGCATCGCGGCGCACATCACGGGCGACTGA
- the argF gene encoding ornithine carbamoyltransferase — translation MNPRHFLSMMDYTPDELLGLIRRGVELKDLRNRGVLFEPLKNRVLGMIFEKSSTRTRLSFEAGMIHLGGQAIFLSHRDTQLGRGEPVADSAKVMSRMLDAVMIRTYAHSNLTEFAANSRVPVINGLSDDLHPCQLLADMQTFLEHRGSIKGKTVAWIGDGNNMCNSYIEAAIQFDFQLRVACPAGYEPNPEFLALAGDRVTVVRDPQAAVTGAHLVSTDVWTSMGQEEETARRKKLFAPFQVTRALLDLADKDVLFMHCLPAHRGEEISVDVLDDPRSVAWDQAENRLHAQKALLEFLVAPGCQPA, via the coding sequence ATGAACCCCAGGCACTTTCTCTCGATGATGGATTACACCCCGGACGAACTTCTGGGCTTGATCCGTCGTGGCGTAGAGCTCAAAGACCTGCGAAATCGCGGCGTACTCTTTGAGCCGCTGAAAAACCGGGTGCTGGGGATGATCTTTGAAAAATCCTCGACACGTACCCGTCTTTCGTTTGAAGCAGGGATGATTCATCTGGGTGGTCAGGCAATCTTTTTGTCGCATCGCGACACTCAATTGGGCCGTGGCGAGCCGGTGGCCGACAGTGCAAAAGTCATGTCGCGCATGCTTGATGCGGTAATGATCCGCACCTATGCACATAGCAATCTGACGGAATTCGCTGCCAACTCCCGCGTACCGGTGATCAATGGCCTGTCCGATGACCTGCATCCTTGCCAGTTACTGGCCGACATGCAGACCTTCCTTGAGCATCGCGGCTCGATCAAGGGCAAGACCGTGGCCTGGATCGGCGATGGCAACAACATGTGCAACAGCTATATAGAAGCGGCGATTCAATTCGACTTCCAGTTGCGCGTGGCCTGCCCTGCCGGCTACGAACCCAACCCCGAGTTTCTGGCGCTGGCCGGTGACCGGGTGACGGTGGTTCGCGATCCACAGGCGGCGGTCACCGGGGCTCATCTGGTCAGCACCGATGTGTGGACCTCCATGGGCCAGGAAGAGGAAACCGCTCGGCGCAAGAAATTGTTCGCGCCGTTTCAGGTCACACGCGCCCTGCTCGACCTGGCCGACAAGGACGTGCTGTTCATGCACTGCCTGCCCGCCCATCGCGGCGAAGAAATCAGTGTCGATGTACTGGATGACCCTCGTTCGGTTGCCTGGGATCAGGCCGAAAACCGCCTGCACGCGCAAAAGGCGTTGCTGGAGTTTCTCGTCGCACCGGGCTGCCAGCCCGCATGA
- a CDS encoding molybdopterin oxidoreductase family protein: MTRTEHYRACHLCEAICGLVIETVTTPDSSPSIASIKGDPQDTFSRGHICPKAVALQDIQNDPDRLRQPMLRTGEQWQPIAWQQAFDLVAERLYANQQRHGQNAVAIYQGNPSVHNYGLMTHSNYFLGLLKTRNRFSATSVDQLPHHLTSFLMYGHGMLLPIPDIDHTDFMLILGGNPLASNGSIMTVPDVEKRLKAIQQRGGKLVVIDPRRSETAAIADQHVFVRPGGDAALLFGLLNTLFEERLTRESHLPIDGLDQVRHAIAGFHAEAMGPRCGVPAEQIRQLARDFAAADKAVCYGRMGVSTQAFGTLCHWLAQLINLVTGNLDRVGGTLCTEPAVDLVSSTSGGHFNLWQSRVSGLPEYGGELPVSALAEEMLVEGEGQVRALVTVAGNPVLSTPNGRQLDQALSGLEFMVSIDLYINETTRHADLILPSTSALENDHYDTTFNTLAVRNVTRFNRAIFDKPEGALHDWEIFVGLAKAFAAKAGRELKATLPPAQMIDRGLRAGLYGDASPHKLSLETLASHPHGLDLGALKANLTERLKTANGRIQAAPGVIMADLARFAAAPAPKPGELLLIGRRHVRSNNSWMHNYHRLVKGKPRHQLLMHPDDLACRGLSDGQQVSVSSRVGMIEVQVQGSLDMMPGVVSLPHGWGHSRAGVKMEIARSQPGASANDLTDERQLDVLSGNAALNGVPVQVASC, from the coding sequence ATGACCCGCACCGAACACTACCGCGCCTGTCACCTGTGCGAGGCCATTTGCGGTCTTGTGATTGAAACCGTCACCACGCCGGATTCCAGCCCGTCTATTGCATCCATCAAAGGTGATCCACAGGATACCTTCAGTCGCGGCCACATCTGCCCCAAGGCGGTCGCGCTGCAGGATATCCAGAACGACCCTGATCGCCTGCGCCAACCCATGCTGCGTACCGGTGAGCAATGGCAGCCGATTGCCTGGCAGCAAGCATTCGATCTGGTGGCTGAGCGGCTTTACGCCAATCAACAACGCCACGGGCAAAATGCGGTGGCGATTTATCAGGGCAATCCCAGCGTTCATAACTACGGGTTAATGACCCACAGCAATTATTTCCTCGGCCTGCTCAAAACCCGCAATCGTTTTTCGGCGACGTCGGTTGATCAGTTGCCGCATCACCTCACCAGCTTCCTGATGTACGGCCACGGCATGCTGCTGCCGATTCCGGATATCGATCACACCGACTTCATGCTGATCCTGGGTGGTAACCCGCTGGCGTCCAACGGCAGCATCATGACCGTTCCGGACGTTGAGAAGCGTCTGAAAGCCATTCAGCAACGCGGCGGCAAACTGGTGGTGATCGATCCACGGCGCAGCGAGACGGCAGCCATCGCCGATCAACATGTATTCGTCCGCCCTGGCGGCGACGCCGCGTTGCTGTTCGGGCTGCTCAACACTCTGTTCGAAGAGCGGCTGACCCGCGAAAGCCATTTGCCAATCGATGGTCTGGATCAAGTCAGGCATGCCATTGCCGGCTTTCACGCGGAGGCCATGGGCCCGCGCTGCGGCGTGCCCGCCGAGCAGATTCGACAGTTGGCGCGGGATTTTGCGGCGGCTGACAAAGCGGTGTGTTACGGACGCATGGGTGTGTCGACGCAAGCCTTCGGTACGCTGTGCCATTGGCTGGCGCAGTTGATCAATCTGGTCACCGGCAATCTGGACCGTGTCGGTGGCACGCTGTGTACTGAACCTGCGGTGGATCTGGTCAGTTCGACATCCGGCGGGCATTTCAATCTGTGGCAAAGCCGCGTCTCTGGCCTGCCGGAGTACGGCGGCGAGCTGCCGGTATCAGCGCTCGCCGAGGAAATGCTGGTGGAGGGGGAAGGGCAGGTTCGCGCACTGGTGACGGTCGCGGGCAACCCTGTGCTGTCGACACCCAACGGGCGTCAACTGGATCAGGCGTTGAGCGGGCTGGAATTCATGGTCAGCATTGACCTGTACATCAACGAGACAACCCGTCATGCCGATTTGATTCTGCCGTCGACCTCGGCCCTGGAAAACGATCATTACGACACCACATTCAACACGCTCGCGGTGCGTAACGTCACGCGCTTCAACCGCGCCATTTTTGACAAGCCAGAGGGTGCGCTGCACGACTGGGAGATCTTTGTCGGTCTGGCCAAGGCTTTTGCCGCCAAAGCCGGGCGCGAACTCAAGGCGACCCTGCCGCCCGCACAGATGATCGATCGCGGCCTGCGGGCGGGGCTTTACGGTGATGCTTCTCCGCACAAGCTGTCGTTGGAAACATTGGCCAGTCATCCGCATGGGCTGGATCTGGGGGCTCTCAAGGCCAATTTGACCGAGCGACTGAAAACCGCCAATGGCCGTATTCAGGCCGCGCCAGGGGTAATCATGGCGGATCTGGCGCGCTTTGCCGCTGCTCCCGCCCCCAAGCCCGGCGAGTTGCTGCTGATTGGCCGCAGGCACGTACGCAGCAATAACTCCTGGATGCACAACTATCACCGGCTGGTGAAAGGCAAGCCTCGTCATCAGTTGCTCATGCATCCCGATGATCTGGCCTGTCGCGGGCTGAGCGACGGCCAGCAGGTCAGCGTCAGCTCGCGGGTCGGGATGATCGAGGTGCAAGTGCAGGGCAGTCTGGACATGATGCCAGGGGTGGTCAGCCTGCCGCACGGCTGGGGCCATTCGCGAGCGGGCGTCAAGATGGAGATTGCCCGGAGCCAGCCTGGCGCAAGCGCCAACGACCTGACCGACGAACGGCAATTGGATGTTCTGTCCGGCAATGCGGCGCTGAACGGGGTACCGGTGCAGGTGGCTTCGTGTTGA
- a CDS encoding bacterioferritin-associated ferredoxin yields the protein MYVCLCQGVTDGQIRDAILEGCCSYREVRETLGVASKCGKCACLAKEVVRDTLTELQSSHAALAYSTEFSAA from the coding sequence ATGTTTGCCTCTGCCAAGGTGTCACAGACGGTCAAATCCGGGATGCAATTCTGGAAGGCTGCTGCAGTTACCGTGAAGTCCGCGAAACGCTTGGCGTCGCGAGTAAATGTGGAAAATGCGCCTGCCTGGCTAAGGAAGTGGTGCGCGACACGTTGACCGAACTGCAAAGCAGTCATGCAGCACTGGCCTATTCCACAGAATTTTCAGCGGCCTGA
- a CDS encoding MIP/aquaporin family protein, with amino-acid sequence MTIALKQPTLTGQCLAEFLGTALMIFFGTGCVAALKVAGATFGLWEICIIWGMAVSMGIYLSAGVSGAHLNPAVSIALSLFAGFEKRKLPFYISSQIAGAFFGAGLVYLLYISLFFDFEHAHHIIRGSEQSLELASVFSTYPNPAISVGQAFLVEVVITTILMGVIMALGDDGNGLPRGPLAPLLIGLLVAVIGSSMGPLTGFAMNPARDFGPKLMTFFAGWGEIAFTGGRDIPYFLVPIFAPILGACLGAAGYRALIARHLPSAVPVENEKNAPVVRGKVQASS; translated from the coding sequence ATGACCATTGCACTAAAACAACCGACACTGACCGGGCAATGCCTGGCTGAATTTCTGGGCACTGCCCTGATGATCTTTTTCGGAACCGGGTGCGTCGCAGCGCTCAAGGTCGCGGGTGCAACTTTCGGCTTATGGGAAATCTGCATCATCTGGGGCATGGCCGTCAGCATGGGGATCTACCTCAGCGCGGGTGTTTCCGGCGCGCACCTCAACCCGGCCGTCAGCATCGCGCTGAGCCTGTTCGCCGGTTTCGAAAAACGTAAATTGCCGTTTTACATCTCGTCACAGATCGCTGGCGCGTTTTTCGGCGCGGGTCTTGTGTACCTGTTGTACATCAGCCTCTTTTTCGACTTCGAACATGCTCATCACATTATCCGCGGCAGCGAGCAAAGCCTCGAACTCGCGTCGGTATTCTCGACCTATCCAAACCCGGCCATTTCCGTGGGTCAGGCATTTCTGGTCGAAGTGGTCATCACCACCATTCTGATGGGCGTGATCATGGCTTTGGGCGATGACGGCAACGGCTTGCCACGCGGCCCGCTGGCCCCCCTGCTGATCGGCCTGCTGGTGGCGGTGATCGGCAGCTCGATGGGACCGCTGACCGGTTTCGCCATGAACCCGGCTCGCGACTTCGGTCCGAAGCTGATGACCTTCTTCGCCGGCTGGGGTGAAATAGCGTTCACCGGCGGTCGTGACATACCTTATTTCCTGGTTCCGATTTTTGCGCCCATTCTGGGTGCCTGCCTGGGTGCGGCCGGCTATCGCGCGCTGATTGCGCGTCACCTGCCAAGCGCCGTTCCTGTTGAAAACGAAAAAAACGCTCCAGTGGTTCGCGGCAAAGTTCAGGCTTCATCTTGA
- the glpK gene encoding glycerol kinase GlpK translates to MTDTQNKNYIIALDQGTTSSRAIIFDRDANVVSTAQSEFVQHYPQAGWVEHDPMEIFATQTACMTKALAQADLHHNQIAAIGITNQRETTVIWERDTGRPIYNAIVWQCRRSTEICQQLKRDGLEEYIKDTTGLVIDPYFSGSKVKWILDNVEGSRERARKGELMFGTIDTWLIWKFTGGKVHVTDYTNASRTMLFNIHTLEWDQRMLDVLDIPREILPEVKGSSEVYGHSKSGIPIAGIAGDQQAALFGQMCVEPGQAKNTYGTGCFLLMNTGKKAVKSAHGMLTTIGCGPRGEVAYALEGAVFNGGSTVQWLRDELKLINDALDTEYFAGKVKDSNGVYLVPAFTGLGAPYWDPYARGALFGLTRGVKVDHIIRAALESIAYQTRDVLDAMQQDSGERLKSLRVDGGAVANNFLMQFQADILGTHVERPQMRETTALGAAFLAGLAIGFWSSLDELRNKAVIERVFEPSCEEAHREKLYAGWQKAVARTRDWEPHENEE, encoded by the coding sequence ATGACTGACACACAGAACAAGAATTACATCATTGCTCTTGACCAGGGCACCACCAGCTCGCGAGCCATCATTTTCGACCGCGATGCCAACGTGGTGAGCACTGCCCAAAGCGAATTCGTCCAGCATTACCCACAGGCCGGCTGGGTCGAACATGACCCAATGGAAATCTTCGCCACCCAGACCGCGTGCATGACCAAGGCGCTGGCGCAGGCCGACCTGCATCACAATCAGATTGCGGCCATCGGTATCACCAACCAGCGTGAAACCACCGTGATCTGGGAACGCGACACCGGCCGCCCGATCTACAACGCTATCGTCTGGCAGTGCCGTCGCAGCACCGAAATCTGCCAGCAGCTCAAGCGCGACGGCCTTGAGGAATACATCAAGGACACCACGGGCCTGGTGATTGACCCGTACTTCTCCGGCTCCAAGGTCAAGTGGATTCTGGACAACGTAGAAGGCAGCCGCGAACGCGCCCGCAAAGGCGAATTGATGTTCGGCACCATCGATACCTGGCTGATATGGAAATTCACCGGCGGCAAGGTGCATGTCACCGACTATACCAACGCCTCGCGTACCATGCTGTTCAACATCCATACGCTGGAGTGGGATCAGCGCATGCTTGACGTGCTGGATATCCCGCGCGAAATCCTGCCCGAGGTCAAAGGCTCGTCCGAAGTCTATGGTCACAGCAAGAGCGGCATTCCTATTGCCGGTATCGCGGGCGACCAGCAAGCGGCGCTGTTCGGCCAGATGTGCGTCGAGCCGGGTCAGGCCAAGAACACCTACGGCACCGGCTGCTTCCTGCTGATGAACACCGGCAAGAAAGCCGTGAAATCGGCACATGGCATGCTGACCACCATCGGCTGTGGTCCGCGTGGCGAAGTGGCCTATGCGCTGGAAGGCGCCGTGTTCAACGGCGGCTCTACCGTGCAGTGGCTGCGCGACGAGCTGAAGCTGATCAATGATGCGCTGGACACCGAATACTTCGCTGGCAAGGTCAAGGACAGCAATGGCGTGTATCTGGTCCCGGCCTTCACCGGCCTGGGCGCTCCGTATTGGGACCCGTATGCCCGTGGCGCATTGTTCGGCCTGACCCGTGGCGTGAAAGTCGATCACATCATTCGCGCCGCGCTGGAATCCATCGCCTATCAGACTCGCGACGTACTCGACGCCATGCAGCAGGACTCCGGCGAACGCCTCAAGTCGCTGCGTGTGGACGGCGGCGCGGTGGCCAACAACTTCCTGATGCAGTTTCAGGCTGACATTCTCGGCACTCACGTCGAACGTCCGCAAATGCGTGAAACGACGGCACTGGGCGCAGCGTTCCTGGCCGGTCTGGCGATTGGTTTCTGGAGCAGCCTGGACGAACTGCGTAACAAGGCGGTGATCGAGCGGGTATTCGAGCCTTCGTGCGAAGAGGCACATCGCGAGAAGCTGTACGCAGGCTGGCAGAAGGCCGTGGCGCGCACCCGTGACTGGGAACCGCACGAAAACGAAGAGTGA
- the bfr gene encoding bacterioferritin: protein MKGDITVIQHLNKILGNELVAINQYFLHARMYEDWGLKKLGGHEYHESIHAMKHADKLIKRTLFLEGLPNLQELGKILIGEHTKEMLECDLKIEQKGLADLKAAIAHFETVGDFGSRELLEDILEPKEEHIDWLETQLGLIVKVGIENYLQSQMGD from the coding sequence ATGAAAGGCGACATTACAGTCATCCAGCATCTCAATAAGATCCTCGGAAACGAGCTGGTCGCTATCAATCAGTATTTTCTGCATGCACGCATGTACGAAGACTGGGGTCTGAAAAAGCTCGGTGGGCATGAGTATCACGAGTCCATCCATGCGATGAAGCACGCTGACAAACTCATCAAGCGCACCCTGTTTCTCGAAGGCCTGCCGAACCTGCAAGAGCTGGGCAAGATCCTGATCGGCGAGCACACCAAGGAAATGCTTGAGTGTGACTTGAAGATCGAGCAGAAAGGCTTGGCTGATCTTAAAGCGGCGATTGCTCACTTCGAGACCGTGGGTGATTTCGGCAGCCGTGAGCTGCTGGAAGACATCCTTGAGCCCAAGGAAGAGCACATCGACTGGCTGGAAACGCAGCTGGGGCTGATCGTCAAGGTCGGTATCGAGAACTACCTGCAATCGCAGATGGGCGACTGA
- the grxD gene encoding Grx4 family monothiol glutaredoxin, producing the protein MDIIETIKEQISSNTILLYMKGAPNAPQCGFSAKASQALMACGEKFAYVDILQNPEIRANLPKYANWPTFPQLWVAGELVGGSDIITEMMADGSLQTLVKEASAAKAE; encoded by the coding sequence ATGGATATCATCGAAACAATCAAAGAGCAGATTTCCAGCAACACTATTCTGCTTTACATGAAAGGCGCTCCAAACGCTCCGCAATGCGGTTTTTCGGCCAAGGCCTCTCAGGCGTTGATGGCGTGTGGCGAAAAGTTTGCCTACGTCGACATCCTGCAAAACCCTGAAATCCGCGCCAACCTGCCCAAGTACGCCAACTGGCCGACTTTCCCGCAACTGTGGGTTGCCGGTGAACTGGTGGGTGGTAGCGACATCATCACCGAGATGATGGCCGACGGCTCGCTGCAGACGCTGGTCAAGGAAGCATCGGCCGCCAAAGCCGAGTAA
- the ybaK gene encoding Cys-tRNA(Pro) deacylase: MTPALDLLKKLRAEHRIHSYEHDPKAASYGLEAAEKLGLEPARVFKTLLASTEKGELLVAVVPVVGTLDLKALAQAAGVKKTEMADPAAAQRSTGYLLGGISPLGQKKRLRTFIDDTAQNFESIYVSAGRRGLEVELAAAVLAEHTQARFAPVGRG; encoded by the coding sequence ATGACACCCGCACTGGATTTACTGAAAAAACTTCGCGCGGAGCACCGGATTCATAGCTATGAACATGATCCGAAAGCGGCGTCGTATGGGCTGGAGGCAGCGGAAAAGCTGGGGCTGGAGCCGGCGCGGGTGTTCAAGACACTGTTGGCCAGTACCGAAAAGGGTGAATTGCTGGTCGCTGTCGTGCCGGTCGTCGGAACGCTTGATCTGAAGGCTCTGGCGCAGGCTGCCGGGGTCAAGAAAACCGAAATGGCAGACCCTGCGGCTGCACAACGTTCCACCGGATACCTGCTGGGCGGCATCAGCCCGCTAGGTCAGAAGAAGCGGCTGCGTACGTTCATCGACGACACTGCACAGAACTTTGAAAGCATTTATGTCAGCGCTGGCAGGCGGGGGCTGGAAGTGGAATTGGCGGCTGCGGTGCTGGCCGAACACACGCAAGCCAGATTCGCTCCGGTCGGTCGTGGATAG
- a CDS encoding DeoR/GlpR family transcriptional regulator → MNLPPRQQQILELVRDRGYVSIEEMATLFVVTPQTIRRDINQLAEMNLLRRYHGGAAYDSSIENTAYAMRADQMRDEKQRIAEAIAAQIPDNASLFINIGTTTESIARALLNHNNLKIITNNLHVASILSTKDDFEVLIAGGNVRRDGGVVGQGSIDFISQFKVDFALVGISGIDEDGSLLDFDYQEVRVSQAIIANARKVLLAADSSKFGRNAMVRLGPITLIDCLVTDQPPVPALQQLLNQHKIRLEVV, encoded by the coding sequence ATGAACCTGCCTCCCCGCCAACAACAGATCCTCGAACTGGTCCGTGACCGTGGCTACGTCAGCATTGAGGAAATGGCGACGCTGTTCGTCGTGACCCCACAAACCATCCGCCGCGATATCAATCAGCTGGCGGAAATGAACCTGCTGCGTCGCTACCACGGCGGCGCAGCTTATGACTCCAGCATCGAAAACACCGCTTACGCCATGCGTGCGGACCAGATGCGTGATGAGAAACAACGGATCGCCGAGGCCATCGCCGCACAGATCCCGGACAACGCGTCGTTGTTCATCAATATCGGCACCACCACCGAATCCATTGCCCGCGCTCTGCTCAATCACAACAACCTGAAAATCATCACCAATAACCTGCATGTGGCGTCGATTCTCAGTACCAAGGACGATTTCGAGGTCTTGATCGCAGGCGGTAATGTGCGCCGTGACGGCGGTGTTGTGGGTCAGGGCAGTATCGATTTCATCAGCCAGTTCAAGGTCGACTTCGCGCTGGTCGGCATCAGCGGCATCGACGAAGATGGCAGCCTGCTGGACTTCGACTATCAGGAAGTGCGGGTTTCCCAAGCGATCATTGCCAACGCGCGCAAAGTGCTGCTGGCGGCTGACTCCAGTAAATTCGGGCGCAACGCCATGGTCCGGCTCGGGCCGATCACCCTTATCGACTGCCTGGTCACCGACCAGCCTCCGGTGCCTGCGCTGCAACAACTGCTGAACCAGCACAAGATTCGTCTGGAAGTGGTTTGA